One window from the genome of Actinoplanes teichomyceticus ATCC 31121 encodes:
- a CDS encoding winged helix-turn-helix transcriptional regulator, producing the protein MPLDPDMFDPVCPSDLSPIRIGDKWAGMIVRCLEQGPRRFSELRVPLRGITAKALTKSLRTLQRDGLIERTSHLGPVRRVEYELTPLGRSLLQPMTAACAWAREHWEELLDAREASTGGRRG; encoded by the coding sequence ATGCCCCTGGATCCCGACATGTTCGACCCGGTGTGTCCCTCCGATCTGTCGCCGATCCGGATCGGCGACAAGTGGGCCGGCATGATCGTCCGGTGCCTGGAGCAGGGACCACGGCGGTTCTCCGAGCTTCGCGTTCCGCTGCGTGGCATCACGGCGAAAGCGCTCACCAAGTCACTCAGGACGCTGCAACGTGACGGCCTGATCGAACGCACCAGCCACCTCGGGCCGGTGCGTCGCGTCGAGTACGAACTGACCCCTTTGGGCCGCAGCCTGCTCCAGCCGATGACCGCCGCGTGCGCCTGGGCCCGGGAACACTGGGAGGAGCTCCTCGACGCCCGCGAAGCATCGACTGGCGGCCGGCGTGGGTGA
- a CDS encoding NAD(P)-dependent oxidoreductase, producing MGRLVVFGAGGRAGRAAVAEARRRGHQVTAVVRDPGGHGGLSGDGVQLMAGDVTDADSVARQAAGHDAAISAVHDAAVRPSALYTGAARALLDGLARAQVTRLLVVGLASTLQTEHGVALMDTPGYPQEYRSFYLAHAAGTRVLRTATTGVDWLVVSPAGDFDHGGARSGRYRTAMADAASRISYADLAVALIDEIDTPAHHRTHLGVEAA from the coding sequence ATGGGCAGGTTGGTGGTTTTCGGTGCGGGCGGCCGGGCCGGACGGGCGGCCGTCGCCGAGGCGCGCCGTCGTGGTCACCAGGTCACCGCGGTGGTTCGTGATCCGGGCGGGCATGGCGGCCTGTCGGGCGACGGCGTGCAGCTGATGGCTGGTGACGTGACGGACGCGGACAGCGTCGCCCGGCAGGCCGCTGGACACGATGCTGCGATCAGCGCCGTCCACGACGCCGCAGTGCGGCCCAGCGCCCTCTACACCGGCGCTGCCCGCGCCTTGCTGGACGGACTGGCTCGCGCGCAGGTAACCCGGCTGCTGGTGGTCGGCCTGGCGTCGACGTTGCAGACCGAGCACGGGGTGGCGCTGATGGACACGCCCGGCTATCCGCAGGAGTACCGCTCGTTCTACCTCGCCCACGCCGCCGGTACGCGGGTGCTGCGTACCGCGACCACCGGCGTGGACTGGCTGGTCGTCAGCCCTGCCGGCGACTTCGACCACGGCGGCGCGCGCTCCGGGCGCTACCGCACGGCGATGGCCGACGCGGCCAGTCGCATCTCGTACGCCGACCTCGCCGTCGCGCTGATCGACGAGATCGATACCCCTGCGCACCACCGGACCCATCTCGGTGTCGAGGCCGCCTGA
- a CDS encoding RICIN domain-containing protein, with product MDLFGHQRPSWILRWLGNDYWQIRNDNSGQCLGVGGASTAEGAHVIQWPCADIPDQRWYGRRNGGTYEFVNQNSGKCMAVGGSGMADGAPVIQWKCLNTPDQKWY from the coding sequence ATGGACCTGTTTGGGCACCAGCGACCGTCTTGGATCCTGCGGTGGCTAGGTAACGACTATTGGCAGATCAGAAATGACAACAGCGGGCAATGTCTGGGTGTCGGCGGCGCTAGCACGGCAGAAGGTGCCCATGTTATCCAGTGGCCGTGCGCGGATATTCCAGACCAGCGGTGGTATGGCAGACGAAATGGTGGGACGTACGAGTTTGTCAACCAGAACAGCGGAAAATGCATGGCTGTCGGTGGCAGCGGCATGGCTGACGGAGCACCGGTGATCCAGTGGAAATGTTTGAACACACCGGATCAGAAATGGTACTGA